The proteins below are encoded in one region of Natranaerovirga hydrolytica:
- a CDS encoding S41 family peptidase, translated as MKKDFIVGLITGLIIMILVVILYIGSNNLVEYLNLSGIYLGNQQEQELEVEDKFNILVQYLDRYYYEEINTEDLIENAFKGMLEGIGDPYTVYYNEEEYRRLLESTEGVYSGIGVVVTYDEENSQIRVLSPFIGSPGEKAGLLPDDIILEVDGISVEGMNLEEAVGLITGEEGTEVVLTIYRESEEREMDFPIIRETIDIPTVESEMLENNIGYIQITDFDSVTYNQFMEALEGLEEQNQQGLILDLRNNPGGLLHIVEAIADEMLSEGLIVYTEDKHGNREELRSDGSRSFDKPLVVLINQYSASASEILAGAIKDHEVGTLVGTTTFGKGLVQRPFPVGDGSGLKLTVSKYFTPNGHYIQDVGIEPDVTVEVPEELRNQLTFERDEDVQLHKALEIINDQLN; from the coding sequence ATGAAAAAAGATTTTATAGTAGGTTTAATCACTGGACTTATAATAATGATATTGGTGGTTATTTTATATATTGGTTCTAACAATCTAGTAGAGTATTTAAATTTAAGTGGTATCTATTTGGGAAATCAGCAAGAGCAAGAATTAGAAGTTGAGGACAAATTTAATATTTTAGTACAGTATTTGGATCGATATTATTATGAGGAAATAAATACAGAGGACTTAATAGAAAATGCGTTTAAAGGTATGTTAGAAGGAATAGGGGATCCATACACAGTATATTACAATGAAGAAGAATATCGAAGGTTATTAGAGTCAACAGAAGGTGTTTACAGCGGTATAGGTGTTGTTGTTACCTATGATGAGGAAAACAGTCAAATAAGAGTATTGTCACCTTTTATAGGTAGCCCAGGAGAAAAAGCAGGCTTATTACCAGATGATATTATTTTAGAAGTTGATGGTATAAGTGTAGAAGGCATGAATTTAGAAGAAGCAGTTGGTTTAATTACAGGGGAAGAAGGAACAGAAGTTGTTTTAACCATTTATAGAGAAAGTGAAGAAAGAGAAATGGACTTTCCGATCATACGAGAAACCATAGACATTCCCACAGTTGAATCTGAAATGTTAGAAAATAATATTGGATACATTCAAATAACGGATTTTGATAGTGTAACGTACAACCAATTTATGGAAGCTTTAGAAGGGTTAGAGGAACAAAACCAACAAGGTTTGATTTTAGATTTAAGAAACAATCCAGGAGGTTTGCTTCATATTGTAGAAGCCATAGCAGATGAAATGCTTTCAGAAGGATTAATTGTATATACAGAAGACAAACATGGCAATAGAGAAGAACTCAGATCAGATGGAAGTAGAAGTTTTGATAAACCACTCGTGGTATTAATTAACCAATATAGTGCCAGTGCTTCAGAGATTTTAGCTGGAGCCATAAAAGATCATGAAGTAGGTACTTTAGTAGGAACAACAACATTTGGTAAAGGTTTGGTCCAAAGACCCTTTCCAGTGGGTGATGGCAGTGGTTTAAAATTAACGGTATCAAAATACTTTACACCAAACGGTCATTATATTCAAGATGTTGGTATTGAACCAGATGTAACAGTGGAAGTCCCAGAAGAACTTAGAAATCAATTAACTTTTGAAAGAGATGAAGATGTACAATTGCACAAAGCACTTGAGATAATAAACGATCAATTAAATTAA
- a CDS encoding PDZ domain-containing protein, which translates to MIVLEIIHLTLLSTAKAVFTSAYFLVIVFVFYMLRKSQVINLYGYKERFHSANQLIESVLQGIVIGVMGSVVMVIVGLPIKLSAAVLLLLPIAIILSLIHPRFLCFSYALGILACFSFILNGQNYFGINMPNLEIDISGLMALVGVLHLMEAILIYFVGDKNPIPIITKKNNKVIMGYILQRFWPIPFSILALNIGTIDGNVIDMPSWWPIIKPALDMNTMYFFALLPIISALGYRTITFSYEPKEKARASSMKLSLYSIVLILFAMFSVHNPIIKIIGVMYMVIAHEGIMQWDQLVEHIKKPIYTLPKQGVRVISIQSNGIADKLGMEVGDVIHRINGIDVKDTKDYKEVIEENYNFFTIDVEKKDGKKVQLDYQMLNTSKNLGLNYLPENPKIIYQYETLNEFNLLHIIFKKLKKEVK; encoded by the coding sequence ATGATTGTGTTAGAAATTATTCATTTAACTTTATTGAGTACGGCTAAGGCAGTATTTACCAGTGCTTACTTCTTAGTCATTGTATTTGTTTTTTATATGCTAAGAAAATCCCAAGTGATTAATCTCTATGGTTACAAAGAAAGGTTTCATAGTGCTAACCAACTGATAGAAAGTGTGTTACAAGGCATTGTTATTGGTGTAATGGGGAGTGTGGTCATGGTCATTGTGGGTTTACCTATAAAATTAAGCGCTGCAGTATTGTTGCTACTGCCCATTGCCATTATATTATCTTTAATTCATCCTAGGTTTTTATGTTTTTCCTATGCATTAGGGATTTTAGCATGCTTTAGTTTTATATTAAATGGACAAAATTACTTTGGAATTAATATGCCTAACTTAGAAATAGACATATCAGGTTTAATGGCCTTAGTGGGTGTTTTGCATTTAATGGAGGCCATATTAATCTACTTTGTAGGCGATAAAAATCCTATTCCCATAATAACTAAAAAAAACAATAAAGTTATTATGGGGTATATATTACAAAGATTTTGGCCCATTCCATTTTCTATCTTAGCGTTAAATATTGGAACCATTGATGGAAATGTTATTGACATGCCATCTTGGTGGCCAATTATCAAACCAGCATTAGATATGAACACAATGTATTTTTTTGCGTTATTACCCATTATAAGTGCATTAGGCTATAGAACCATTACCTTTTCGTATGAACCAAAAGAAAAAGCTAGGGCATCCTCAATGAAATTAAGTTTGTATAGCATCGTATTGATTCTCTTTGCTATGTTTTCAGTTCATAACCCCATTATAAAAATCATTGGCGTAATGTATATGGTCATAGCCCACGAAGGTATTATGCAATGGGATCAATTAGTGGAACATATTAAAAAACCCATTTACACTTTACCCAAACAAGGGGTAAGAGTAATCAGTATACAAAGCAATGGCATAGCAGATAAGTTGGGAATGGAAGTAGGAGACGTGATTCATCGCATTAATGGTATAGACGTAAAAGATACAAAAGATTATAAGGAGGTTATAGAAGAAAACTATAATTTTTTTACGATTGATGTAGAAAAAAAAGACGGAAAAAAAGTCCAATTAGATTATCAAATGCTCAATACCTCTAAAAACTTAGGGTTAAATTATCTGCCAGAAAATCCAAAAATTATTTATCAGTATGAAACCCTTAATGAATTTAATTTATTACATATTATTTTTAAGAAATTAAAAAAAGAAGTTAAGTAA